Proteins encoded in a region of the Coregonus clupeaformis isolate EN_2021a chromosome 9, ASM2061545v1, whole genome shotgun sequence genome:
- the LOC121574356 gene encoding protein phosphatase 1A-like, whose amino-acid sequence MTTARKGSVEMPAFVRRLVKETEKRVSSFFKGGGRGGAEHTDGEREEVIPSPYLDRPVLDKLTEEGYSRWGLTYALCSMQGWRANMEDYHNCVPQLGAGLADWSFFAVFDGHAGNQVAQYVSQHLLDQVLATGGIGPEDHPDRVRGSFTDGFLHTDKHLLTAARREGWERGGTTVTSTLISPRYIYFANCGDSRAMLCQAGQVCFSTEDHKPYNPLERERIESAGGSVSLQRINGSLAVSRALGDFSYKGTENRPPTQQMVSPEPEVYVMERSPGDEFLVLACDGVWDTVSNEELCAFIHSRLHVCTDLGDVCSQVIDLCLYKGSLDNISIILVCFPGAPQLSAEALHQEAELEDLLESKVAEIYEELSIQGEEPDLLSVLTVLANTDVPGLPPGGGLQSKRNCIISAYYEKKEEHNPTTPNGLGGSEKLV is encoded by the exons ATGACGACTGCACGGAAGGGGAGCGTGGAGATGCCTGCATTTGTCCGGCGGCTGGTGaaggagacagagaagagggtCAGCTCTTTCTTTAAAGGAGGGGGGCGTGGAGGGGCAGAGCACACAGACGGGGAAAGGGAGGAGGTGATCCCCAGCCCCTACCTGGACCGTCCTGTCCTGGACAAGCTAACTGAGGAGGGTTACTCCCGCTGGGGCCTGACCTACGCCCTGTGCAGCATGCAGGGCTGGAGGGCAAACATGGAGGACTACCACAACTGTGTGCCTCAGCTGGGCGCAGGGCTGGCAGACTGGAGCTTCTTTGCTGTGTTTGACGGGCACGCGGGAAACCAAGTGGCACAGTACGTCTCGCAACACCTGCTGGATCAGGTCCTAGCTACAG GAGGGATTGGGCCAGAGGACCACCCTGATCGGGTGAGAGGGAGCTTCACAGATGGCTTCCTACACACGGACAAACACCTGCTGACTGCAGCCCGCCGCGAGGGCTGGGAGCGGGGTGGCACCACCGTGACCTCCACTCTCATCTCACCACGATACATCTACTTCGCCAACTGTGGAGACTCGCGTGCCATGCTGTGCCAGGCAGGGCAGGTGTGCTTCTCCACTGAGGACCACAAGCCCTACAACCCTCTGGAGAGGGAGCGCATCGAGAGCGCCGGCGGCTCCGTGTCCCTGCAGCGCATCAACGGCTCCTTGGCCGTGTCCCGCGCCCTGGGGGACTTCAGCTACAAGGGGACAGAGAACCGGCCGCCCACCCAGCAGATGGTGTCTCCGGAGCCAGAGGTGTATGTGATGGAGCGGTCACCCGGGGATGAGTTCCTGGTGCTGGCCTGTGACGGGGTGTGGGACACGGTCTCCAACGAGGAGCTATGCGCCTTCATCCACAGTCGGCTGCACGTCTGCACTGACCTCGGAGATGTCTGCTCCCAGGTCATTGACCTCTGCCTCTACAAG GGCAGTCTGGACAATATCAGCATCATCTTGGTCTGCTTCCCTGGTGCCCCCCAGCTCTCAGCAGAAGCACTACACCAGGAGGCAGAGCTGGAAGACCTGCTGGAGTCCAAAGTGGCAG AGATTTATGAGGAGCTGAGTATCCAGGGGGAGGAGCCTGACCTGCTGTCTGTCCTCACTGTTCTGGCAAACACTGACGTCCCAGGCTTACCACCTGgaggtggtctgcagagcaa AAGGAACTGTATCATCTCCGCCTATTACGAAAAGAAAGAGGAACACAATCCTACTACACCTAAT GGGCTTGGTGGTTCTGAGAAGCTTGTCTAG